Proteins from a single region of Hydrogenobacter hydrogenophilus:
- the ilvD gene encoding dihydroxy-acid dehydratase, with protein MFRSDKVKKGIERAPHRALLRACGLSDDDFDKPLIGIANSYIDIIPGHVHLREFVQPIKEEVRKAGGVPIEFNVIGVDDGIAMGHYGMHYSLPSRELIADSIETVVEAHQLDALICVPNCDKIVPGMLMAAARLNIPTIFISGGPMLAGEVNGKKVDLISVFEGIGQLKTGKMDEKQLKVIEEHACPTCGSCSGMFTANSMNCITEVLGLGLPGNGTIPAVDPRRELLARQVARQIMELLKRNIRPRDILTLETFDNAFAVDIAMGGSSNTILHLLAIAKEAGIDYPLSRINEISKKTPTLCKISPASEYHIQDLDYVGGIPTLLKELIRGGYLPHPDQITVSLKTLREIAMSAPDADGSVIRTVENPYSEEGGIAILFGNLAPEGSVVKTAGVDPKMLTFRGKAICFDSEEEAIEGILGGKVKPGHVVVIRYEGPKGGPGMREMLSPTSAIMGMGLGDKVALITDGRFSGGTRGACVGHISPEAASGGPIGIVQDGDEILIDIPNRRIELLISEEDFKKRMESFVPKQKEIRSPWLRRYVKFVSSASKGAVLEA; from the coding sequence ATGTTTAGAAGTGATAAGGTTAAAAAAGGGATAGAAAGAGCGCCTCACAGGGCTTTACTTAGAGCTTGTGGACTTTCTGATGATGATTTTGATAAACCTCTTATAGGAATAGCCAACTCTTACATAGACATCATCCCGGGACATGTGCATCTGAGAGAGTTCGTACAGCCTATAAAAGAAGAGGTAAGAAAAGCGGGTGGTGTTCCTATAGAGTTTAATGTTATAGGGGTAGATGACGGTATAGCCATGGGACACTACGGTATGCATTACTCTTTGCCTTCCCGTGAGCTCATAGCGGATAGCATAGAAACCGTCGTAGAAGCTCACCAACTTGATGCTCTTATATGTGTTCCTAACTGCGATAAGATAGTTCCGGGTATGCTTATGGCAGCTGCAAGGCTTAACATTCCTACCATATTCATAAGCGGTGGACCCATGCTGGCTGGAGAAGTAAACGGTAAAAAGGTAGACCTCATAAGCGTTTTTGAGGGTATAGGACAGCTCAAAACAGGAAAAATGGACGAGAAACAGCTGAAAGTTATAGAAGAGCATGCCTGCCCTACATGTGGGAGCTGTTCTGGTATGTTTACTGCTAACTCTATGAATTGTATAACGGAAGTGTTAGGTCTTGGACTTCCGGGGAACGGCACAATCCCTGCGGTAGACCCAAGGAGGGAGCTTTTGGCAAGGCAGGTGGCAAGACAGATAATGGAGCTTCTCAAAAGAAACATAAGACCAAGAGATATCCTTACCCTTGAAACCTTTGATAATGCCTTTGCGGTAGATATAGCTATGGGAGGCTCTTCTAACACTATACTGCACCTTTTAGCTATAGCCAAAGAGGCTGGTATAGACTATCCCCTCTCAAGGATAAACGAAATATCAAAGAAGACGCCAACCCTTTGTAAGATATCACCTGCTTCTGAGTATCACATACAGGATCTTGATTATGTGGGAGGCATCCCCACACTTCTCAAGGAGCTCATAAGGGGTGGTTATCTTCCTCATCCTGATCAAATTACCGTCAGCCTTAAAACTCTTAGGGAAATAGCTATGTCAGCACCAGACGCAGATGGAAGCGTGATAAGAACTGTGGAGAATCCTTATTCTGAAGAAGGTGGTATAGCTATACTCTTTGGTAATTTAGCTCCAGAGGGTTCTGTGGTAAAAACTGCGGGTGTGGACCCTAAAATGCTTACCTTTAGAGGAAAAGCCATATGCTTTGACTCAGAAGAAGAGGCCATAGAAGGTATACTGGGAGGTAAAGTAAAACCCGGTCATGTGGTGGTTATACGCTATGAGGGTCCAAAGGGTGGACCTGGTATGAGGGAAATGCTGTCTCCCACATCTGCCATAATGGGTATGGGATTGGGTGATAAGGTGGCTCTCATAACGGATGGGAGATTTTCCGGTGGAACGCGCGGTGCGTGTGTGGGACACATATCCCCTGAGGCAGCAAGTGGTGGTCCTATAGGCATAGTGCAGGACGGGGACGAGATTCTCATAGACATACCCAATAGGAGAATAGAACTGCTGATAAGCGAGGAAGATTTCAAAAAGAGAATGGAAAGCTTTGTACCCAAACAGAAGGAGATAAGAAGTCCTTGGCTCAGAAGGTATGTGAAGTTTGTAAGCTCAGCCTCTAAGGGAGCTGTATTGGAAGCTTAA